A window from Apostichopus japonicus isolate 1M-3 chromosome 2, ASM3797524v1, whole genome shotgun sequence encodes these proteins:
- the LOC139984811 gene encoding uncharacterized protein isoform X9, translating into MERALEVFQPFLFLKMDVNITDCVDNAYNSLAMERALEVLQPFLFLEMDVNITDCVDNAYNSLAMERALEVLQPFLFLEMDVNITGNGKGS; encoded by the exons atggaaagggctcttgaagtgttccaaccatttcttttcctgaagatggacgttaatatcactg attgtgtggacaatgcttacaatagtctt gcaatggaaagggctcttgaagtgctccaaccattccttttccttgagatggacgttaatatcactg attgtgtggacaatgcttacaatagtctt gcaatggaaagggctcttgaagtgctccaaccattccttttccttgagatggacgttaatatcactg